The Helicobacter sp. MIT 05-5293 genome window below encodes:
- the leuB gene encoding 3-isopropylmalate dehydrogenase yields MRKEIAVISGDGIGPEITAQAIKVLDKIAHKFQHNFIYHQVLAGGCAIDATGSCLPKESLEICLKSDSVLLGAVGGPKWDNQPSSNRPETALLQIRKELGLFANIRPAQLLPQLKDASPLKSSILDKGIDFVVVRELIGGIYFGEHRTREQNGELLATDIMAYTQSQIHRIAKVAFEIARKRRKNVISVDKANVLDSSRLWRKVVEEVAAQYPDVSLSHMYVDNAAMQICKDPSQFDVILTENMFGDILSDEASMITGTIGTIPSSSLGEGTLGLYEPIHGSAPDIANQDKANPIGMILSAALMLDYSFGMKAESQAIQKAVEKILDAGYRTGDMMDAHSKLVGTQAMGTLISEAL; encoded by the coding sequence ATGCGTAAAGAAATTGCAGTTATCAGTGGTGATGGAATCGGACCAGAAATCACTGCACAAGCCATCAAAGTGCTTGATAAGATTGCTCACAAATTTCAACATAACTTTATTTATCATCAGGTTTTAGCAGGAGGCTGTGCGATTGATGCGACAGGCTCTTGTCTGCCCAAAGAAAGTCTTGAAATATGCCTAAAAAGCGATAGCGTTTTGCTTGGTGCGGTAGGTGGTCCAAAATGGGACAATCAGCCAAGCTCTAATCGCCCAGAGACAGCTCTTTTACAGATTCGCAAAGAGCTTGGATTATTTGCAAATATTCGTCCAGCACAGCTTTTACCTCAACTCAAAGATGCAAGCCCGCTAAAATCAAGCATTTTAGATAAAGGGATTGATTTTGTTGTAGTGCGTGAGCTTATCGGGGGCATTTACTTTGGCGAACACCGCACAAGGGAGCAAAATGGTGAATTACTCGCCACAGATATAATGGCTTATACACAAAGTCAAATTCATCGTATCGCCAAAGTCGCTTTTGAGATTGCTCGCAAAAGACGCAAGAATGTGATTTCTGTCGATAAAGCAAATGTGCTTGATTCTAGTCGTTTATGGCGCAAGGTCGTAGAAGAAGTCGCCGCACAATATCCCGATGTCAGCCTTTCACATATGTATGTGGATAATGCCGCAATGCAAATTTGCAAAGACCCTAGTCAATTTGATGTGATTCTTACTGAAAATATGTTTGGTGATATTTTAAGTGATGAGGCGAGTATGATTACAGGCACAATCGGCACAATTCCTTCTTCATCTCTTGGAGAGGGGACTTTGGGGCTTTATGAGCCTATTCATGGTAGTGCGCCTGATATTGCAAATCAAGACAAGGCAAATCCGATTGGTATGATTTTAAGTGCTGCATTAATGCTGGATTATTCATTTGGTATGAAAGCCGAAAGTCAAGCAATACAAAAGGCTGTCGAAAAGATTCTTGATGCAGGCTATCGCACAGGAGATATGATGGACGCTCACAGCAAACTTGTAGGCACTCAAGCAATGGGGACACTTATCTCTGAAGCATTATAG
- the leuD gene encoding 3-isopropylmalate dehydratase small subunit, whose amino-acid sequence MKVKGNTHKYGDNVDTDVIIPARYLNTHDHKELASHCMEDIDKNFVHKVKSGDIIVGGWNFGCGSSREHAPIAIKASGISCVIAKSFARIFYRNAINIGLAIIESEEIAQSIAENDEIEIDLQQGIINNLTQHQTYKTQPFPPFIQEIINANGYLNWINKEKNNA is encoded by the coding sequence ATGAAAGTCAAAGGTAACACACACAAATATGGGGATAATGTCGATACTGATGTGATTATCCCTGCACGATACTTAAACACACACGATCACAAAGAGCTTGCATCTCATTGTATGGAAGATATTGACAAAAATTTTGTTCATAAAGTAAAAAGTGGAGACATTATCGTTGGAGGTTGGAATTTTGGCTGTGGTTCGAGCAGAGAACATGCCCCTATCGCAATTAAAGCAAGTGGGATTTCATGCGTCATAGCCAAAAGCTTTGCGAGAATCTTCTATCGTAATGCTATTAACATTGGGCTTGCTATCATTGAATCTGAAGAGATTGCGCAATCTATCGCTGAAAATGATGAAATAGAGATTGATTTGCAACAAGGCATAATCAATAACCTCACACAACATCAAACCTACAAAACACAGCCTTTCCCGCCTTTCATTCAAGAAATCATTAATGCAAATGGCTATCTTAATTGGATTAACAAGGAGAAAAACAATGCGTAA
- the leuC gene encoding 3-isopropylmalate dehydratase large subunit, producing the protein MSMTMSQKILAKHAGLDSVEAGQLIMAQLDMVLGNDITTPVAISAFKEANFQKVFDKSKISLVMDHFTPNKDIKAATQSLQCRCFAQEHDILHYYDVGNMGVEHALLPEKGIVTIGDLVIGADSHTCTYGALGAFSTGVGSTDMAAGMATGKAWFKVPSAIRFNLKGKLKPYVSGKDVILHIIGKIGVDGALYKSMEFGGEGLANLTMDDRLCIANMAIEAGAKNGIFEVDEQTIAYAKDKTQREFQIFKADEDAPYEQYFDIDLSEIDHTVAFPHLPENAKTPSQWGKIKIDQVVIGSCTNGRLSDMAVAAEILKGKKIAQNVRCIIIPATQKIYLECISKGYLETFIQAGCVVSTSTCGPCLGGHMGILAEKERCVATTNRNFVGRMGHVSSEIYLASPEVAAASAVSGFLSTPEEIL; encoded by the coding sequence ATGAGTATGACAATGTCGCAAAAGATACTTGCCAAACATGCAGGATTAGATTCTGTAGAAGCAGGGCAACTCATCATGGCACAGCTTGATATGGTTTTGGGTAATGATATTACCACACCAGTAGCCATTAGTGCGTTTAAAGAGGCAAACTTTCAAAAAGTTTTTGACAAAAGTAAGATTTCACTTGTAATGGATCATTTCACACCCAACAAAGATATTAAAGCGGCGACACAAAGCTTACAATGCCGATGTTTCGCGCAAGAACACGATATTTTACATTATTACGATGTAGGAAATATGGGTGTAGAACACGCGCTTTTACCCGAAAAAGGCATTGTAACCATTGGGGATTTGGTCATTGGAGCAGATTCTCACACATGCACTTATGGGGCATTAGGAGCATTTTCCACAGGTGTAGGCTCTACCGATATGGCAGCAGGTATGGCAACGGGTAAGGCGTGGTTTAAAGTCCCTTCTGCTATTCGTTTCAATCTCAAAGGGAAACTCAAACCTTATGTAAGTGGTAAAGATGTTATTTTGCATATTATTGGGAAAATCGGCGTAGATGGCGCGCTTTATAAAAGTATGGAATTTGGTGGAGAAGGATTAGCAAACCTCACAATGGACGATCGTTTGTGCATTGCAAATATGGCAATTGAAGCAGGTGCAAAAAATGGCATCTTTGAAGTTGATGAGCAAACAATTGCATACGCAAAAGACAAAACACAAAGAGAATTTCAAATCTTTAAAGCCGATGAAGATGCGCCATACGAGCAATACTTCGATATTGATTTAAGCGAGATTGATCACACAGTCGCTTTCCCCCATCTCCCAGAAAATGCTAAAACTCCCTCGCAATGGGGGAAAATCAAGATTGATCAAGTCGTGATTGGCTCTTGCACCAATGGAAGATTAAGCGATATGGCAGTTGCAGCCGAGATTCTCAAAGGTAAAAAAATCGCTCAAAATGTGCGTTGTATCATCATTCCAGCAACACAAAAAATCTATCTTGAATGTATTTCAAAAGGATACTTAGAAACTTTTATTCAAGCAGGGTGTGTTGTCTCTACCTCTACTTGCGGTCCTTGCTTGGGAGGACATATGGGCATCTTAGCCGAAAAAGAACGATGCGTAGCGACAACAAACCGCAATTTTGTAGGGCGTATGGGGCATGTCAGCAGTGAGATTTATCTTGCTTCCCCTGAAGTTGCAGCTGCAAGTGCTGTTAGTGGATTCTTAAGCACACCAGAAGAGATATTATAG
- a CDS encoding TaqI-like C-terminal specificity domain-containing protein, giving the protein MHNEFARDSNALNPKFYFELLHILGLKETNEKGKILIQLDPSQNTSFAKHLHDKIREKSPQNSESELFESTMSHIIIYLNRILFLKLIEANLLHFNDFDKNLRFLSADKILSFKTLRHLFFEVLAKDYEHRESDKGFDFLPYLNSSLFMRDKKEILDLSTFDDDLQILPFSTTQTEYKKDQKVAFLAYLFDFLECWDFGKSEDSTSSDKLISSSVLGAMFEKLNGYKEGSFYTPNFITSFMCRESLSKVVCEKFNASFEWNTQDLDALRKNIDRDFDNIESRAKEILRSIRICDPSVGSGHFLISALSEMIYIYHKLGLLGFGYKDLKVIDDEVLLTTKNNENFAYKRFDDENHQIQITLFNLKKSIIENNLFGVDINPNSCNIARLRLWIELLKSAYYLEDGFKGKIHKLQTLPNIDINIKCGNSLISYFDIHTSLTHYPNINERMQNYKQVVQNYKEGFYNDKAQIDKQIKDLLQAFKNFCFKDKFKKQIKGFESKCEEYSKKYGNYLAEDDKDLSIYVAQRMFADDFNEQEAQKDFDILKQEYESIFNLESNKPFEWRFAFPEVLDFNGDFLGFDLVIGNPPYIRQEEIKHLKPHLQKAFKIYKGTSDIYTYFFELGTKILKNNGILSFITSNKWCRAAYGEPLREFLLENTTINTYVDLNGIKVFESATVDTSILEFIKGKAPKAHTIEYANPKDYNPKEDKPLEPQYFTISQDSLNIESFIFLNEKELALKIKIESIGTPLKDWDINIYRGVLTGYNEAFIIDTNKREEILAKCDDSQKSLLPYPLSEYDKNLSFLRSEDFSFSSQKGVYPPPVPLNPEKDAAFSANKGEASLFPLLAQNRSEGTTASLTSDFETPRSGREDSQGDLESPSSEVYLHCDKKQSHDSANLEGVLRRGIYKGEGRLRLIQAPPPYKKEEKNKHFDRDSSASPQNDKIRDLDSRIDFENNTILLTERERTAQLIKPILRGRDIKRYSYEWAGLWIIGTFPALKLDIEDYPAVKNYLATFGKRLEQSGEKNIDGIRGNNARKKTSNKWFETQDNIAYYDEFSKPKIVYSEIVREPQFYLDNGEFKFGHFYAEATSFILSGNENFKDSLEYLLGILHSKLATFAFKEFYAGGGLGESGYRYKKAFLEKLPIPKISKNQELEFVEIVQKILESKKANEDANELEKCLDSKIFALYDLNDEEIAIIAPPPIVIALLLLSAVDSLHIGLVKILCENFESELKEAFRFCEGLKLPYISKEKYEGKIIWAEMTNSPCFVYDDKGYYINQTCYFIPKDDKYLCAVLNSKLIYFYMRQMASSLGDGAFRWIKQFIEKLPIPQITQSNQSITDSIIALVEEILNLKAKDSTTDTSELESDIDNLVYALYDLNNEEIAIVDT; this is encoded by the coding sequence TTGCATAATGAATTTGCAAGAGATTCTAATGCACTCAATCCTAAGTTTTATTTCGAGCTTTTGCATATTTTGGGATTAAAAGAGACAAATGAAAAAGGTAAGATTCTAATCCAGCTTGACCCATCTCAAAACACAAGCTTCGCTAAACATCTTCACGACAAAATCCGCGAGAAATCCCCACAAAATAGTGAATCTGAACTCTTTGAATCCACGATGAGCCATATTATCATTTATCTTAATCGTATTTTGTTTTTGAAGCTGATTGAAGCAAATTTGCTACATTTCAATGATTTTGATAAAAATTTGCGATTTTTGAGTGCGGATAAGATTCTAAGTTTCAAGACTTTACGCCACCTTTTCTTTGAAGTCTTGGCAAAGGATTATGAACATCGAGAATCTGACAAAGGCTTTGATTTCTTGCCCTATCTCAACTCCTCGCTTTTTATGCGCGATAAAAAAGAGATTTTAGACTTAAGCACATTTGATGATGATTTGCAGATTCTCCCCTTTAGCACGACACAAACAGAATATAAAAAAGACCAAAAAGTCGCATTTCTTGCTTATCTTTTTGATTTCTTAGAATGCTGGGACTTTGGCAAAAGCGAGGATTCTACCTCAAGCGATAAACTGATAAGCTCAAGTGTGCTAGGAGCGATGTTTGAAAAACTCAATGGCTATAAAGAGGGGAGCTTTTATACGCCAAACTTTATCACTAGCTTTATGTGTAGAGAATCTTTAAGCAAGGTGGTGTGTGAAAAATTTAATGCCTCTTTTGAGTGGAATACGCAAGATTTGGACGCTTTGCGCAAAAACATTGATAGGGACTTTGATAATATAGAATCTAGGGCAAAAGAGATTTTGCGCTCTATTCGCATTTGCGACCCATCTGTCGGAAGCGGGCATTTTCTCATCTCTGCGCTAAGTGAGATGATTTATATCTATCATAAACTAGGGCTTCTAGGCTTTGGATATAAAGATTTAAAAGTCATAGATGATGAAGTCTTGCTTACGACCAAAAATAATGAAAATTTCGCTTATAAACGCTTTGATGATGAGAATCACCAAATCCAAATCACCCTCTTTAATCTCAAAAAATCGATTATTGAAAATAATCTTTTTGGTGTGGATATTAACCCCAACTCGTGCAACATCGCAAGGCTTCGGCTATGGATAGAGCTGCTTAAAAGCGCATATTATTTAGAAGATGGATTCAAGGGCAAAATCCACAAACTCCAAACCCTGCCAAATATTGATATTAATATCAAGTGTGGGAATAGTCTTATAAGCTATTTTGACATACACACAAGCCTTACACATTATCCCAACATCAATGAAAGAATGCAAAACTATAAGCAGGTGGTGCAAAACTACAAAGAAGGATTCTATAATGATAAAGCCCAAATTGATAAGCAAATCAAAGACTTATTACAAGCCTTTAAAAACTTTTGCTTCAAAGATAAATTTAAAAAGCAAATCAAAGGATTTGAATCAAAATGTGAAGAGTATTCTAAGAAATATGGAAATTACCTTGCTGAAGATGACAAGGATTTGAGTATTTATGTCGCTCAAAGAATGTTTGCTGATGATTTTAACGAACAAGAAGCACAAAAAGATTTTGATATACTCAAACAAGAATATGAAAGCATTTTTAACCTAGAATCCAACAAGCCCTTTGAATGGCGTTTTGCATTCCCTGAAGTGTTAGATTTTAATGGCGACTTTTTAGGCTTTGATTTAGTGATTGGGAATCCACCCTACATTCGCCAAGAAGAAATAAAACACCTAAAGCCGCATTTACAAAAGGCATTCAAAATCTACAAAGGCACAAGCGATATTTATACTTACTTTTTTGAATTAGGCACGAAGATTCTAAAAAATAATGGAATCTTAAGTTTTATCACATCTAATAAATGGTGCAGAGCAGCTTATGGCGAGCCTTTAAGAGAATTTTTATTAGAAAATACCACGATAAATACCTATGTGGATTTAAATGGCATAAAAGTCTTTGAATCTGCTACGGTGGATACAAGCATTTTAGAATTTATCAAAGGCAAAGCCCCCAAAGCCCATACAATAGAATATGCCAACCCCAAAGATTATAACCCTAAAGAGGATAAACCCTTAGAGCCTCAATATTTTACAATTTCCCAAGATTCCTTAAATATAGAATCTTTTATTTTCCTCAATGAAAAAGAATTAGCTCTCAAAATAAAGATTGAGAGCATCGGCACACCACTCAAAGATTGGGATATTAATATTTATCGTGGAGTCTTGACAGGATACAACGAAGCCTTTATTATCGATACGAATAAACGTGAGGAGATTTTAGCAAAATGTGATGACAGCCAAAAAAGCCTTTTGCCCTATCCCTTAAGTGAATATGATAAGAATCTTTCTTTTTTACGCAGTGAAGATTTTTCTTTTTCATCGCAAAAAGGGGTTTATCCCCCTCCCGTCCCCCTTAACCCCGAAAAAGACGCCGCTTTTTCGGCAAACAAGGGGGAAGCCTCGCTATTTCCGCTTCTAGCCCAAAATCGGAGCGAGGGCACTACTGCCTCGCTTACTTCCGATTTTGAGACACCACGAAGCGGGCGAGAAGATTCTCAAGGAGATTTAGAATCTCCTAGCAGTGAAGTATATCTTCACTGCGATAAAAAACAATCGCACGATAGTGCCAACCTTGAAGGCGTGTTAAGGCGGGGGATATATAAGGGGGAGGGGCGACTTCGCCTAATTCAAGCCCCACCCCCTTATAAAAAAGAAGAAAAAAATAAACATTTTGACAGAGATTCTTCAGCTTCACCTCAAAATGACAAGATTAGAGATTTAGATTCTAGAATTGACTTTGAAAACAACACGATTTTATTGACCGAAAGAGAGCGAACCGCTCAACTCATCAAGCCCATTTTGCGAGGACGAGACATTAAGCGGTATAGTTATGAATGGGCTGGGTTGTGGATAATAGGCACTTTTCCAGCACTAAAACTTGATATTGAAGATTATCCAGCAGTAAAAAACTATCTTGCAACTTTTGGCAAACGACTTGAACAAAGTGGCGAAAAGAATATTGATGGCATTAGGGGAAATAATGCTAGAAAGAAAACTTCTAATAAATGGTTTGAAACACAAGATAATATTGCATACTATGATGAATTTTCCAAACCAAAAATCGTTTATAGTGAAATCGTGCGTGAGCCGCAATTTTATTTGGATAATGGTGAGTTTAAATTTGGGCATTTCTATGCAGAAGCGACAAGCTTTATTTTAAGTGGTAATGAAAATTTTAAAGATTCTTTGGAATATTTGCTAGGTATTTTGCATTCTAAGCTTGCCACCTTTGCCTTTAAAGAATTTTATGCAGGGGGTGGGCTTGGTGAGAGTGGTTACCGCTATAAAAAGGCATTTTTAGAAAAACTCCCGATTCCAAAAATTAGCAAAAATCAAGAATTAGAGTTTGTAGAGATTGTGCAGAAGATATTAGAATCCAAAAAAGCAAACGAAGATGCAAATGAACTAGAAAAATGCTTAGATTCTAAAATTTTTGCGCTCTATGATTTGAATGACGAAGAGATAGCCATTATTGCCCCCCCCCCCATTGTCATAGCTTTATTGCTTCTTAGTGCGGTGGATTCTTTACATATTGGGTTAGTAAAGATTCTGTGTGAAAACTTTGAATCTGAACTCAAAGAGGCTTTTAGATTCTGCGAGGGATTGAAACTTCCTTATATAAGCAAGGAAAAATATGAGGGGAAAATCATTTGGGCAGAGATGACAAATAGTCCTTGCTTTGTCTATGATGATAAAGGATATTATATTAACCAAACTTGCTACTTTATCCCTAAGGATGATAAATATCTTTGTGCTGTGCTAAACTCAAAATTGATTTATTTTTATATGCGGCAAATGGCTAGTAGTTTGGGTGATGGTGCATTTCGGTGGATAAAGCAATTCATCGAAAAGCTCCCCATTCCACAAATCACACAATCTAATCAAAGCATTACAGATTCTATTATCGCCTTAGTGGAGGAGATTCTAAATCTCAAAGCAAAAGATTCTACTACTGACACAAGCGAGCTAGAATCTGACATTGATAATCTAGTGTATGCGTTGTATGATTTAAATAATGAGGAGATTGCGATTGTAGATACTTGA